The Actinomyces wuliandei genome contains the following window.
GTCCCCACCTTCCAAGGCGTGCCGAGATCCGCCGCACCCAGTCAGCACCAGCACAACCTCCCCCGGCATGCCTCGGTAAGGCAGCAACAGGTCCCACGACACAAGTTCCCCCGCTGCTCCAAAGAGCACCGGGGGAACAGTGACAGCAAACCTGAGGCACCTCAGATACGCATCAGGCAGGGGCCAGCAACGTCACTTGATGACCTTGGTGACGCGGCCGGAGCCGACCGTGCGACCGCCCTCACGGATGGCGAAGCCGAGGCCCTCCTCCATGGCGATGGGCTGGATGAGCTCCACGGTCATCTCCGTGGTGTCACCAGGCATGACCATCTCGGTGCCCTCAGGCAGCGTGATGACACCGGTGACGTCGGTGGTCCGGAAGTAGAACTGCGGACGGTAGTTGGAGTAGAAGGGGTTGTGGCGGCCACCCTCGTCCTTCGTCAGGATGTAGACGTGCCCCTCGAACTCGGTGTGTGGGGTGATGGATCCGGGCTTGCAGACCACCTGGCCACGCTCGACGTCCTCACGCTTAATACCTCGGAGCAGAAGGGCACAGTTCTCGCCGGCCCAGGCCTCGTCCATCTGCTTGTGGAACATCTCGATGCTGGTGACGGTGGTCTTCTGGGCATCGCGGATACCGAGGATCTCGACCTCGGAGTTGATCGGCAGCTTGCCACGCTCCACACGTCCGGTCACGACGGTACCGCGGCCAGAGATGGTGAAGACGTCCTCAATGGGCATGAGGAAGGGCTTGTCCATGTCGCGCTCGGGGGTGGGGATGTACTCGTCCACCGCGTCCATGAGCTCCTTGACCTTGGCAGCCCACTCGGCGTCGCCCTCCAGGGCCTTCAGGGCGGAGACACGGATGACCGGGGCCTCGTCACCGTCGTAGTCCTGGGAGGAGAGGAGCTCGCGCACCTCCATCTCAACCAGGTCGAGCAGCTCCTCGTCGTCCACGGCGTCAGACTTGTTGAGGGCGACCAGCAGCGCAGGCACACCCACCTGGCGGGCAAGCAGGACGTGCTCACGGGTCTGGGCCATGGGGCCGTCGGTGGCGGCCACCAC
Protein-coding sequences here:
- the tuf gene encoding elongation factor Tu; this encodes MAKAKFERTKPHVNIGTIGHVDHGKTTLTAAISKVLHDEYPELNPFTPFDEIDKAPEERQRGITINIAHVEYETDKRHYAHVDAPGHADYIKNMITGAAQMDGAILVVAATDGPMAQTREHVLLARQVGVPALLVALNKSDAVDDEELLDLVEMEVRELLSSQDYDGDEAPVIRVSALKALEGDAEWAAKVKELMDAVDEYIPTPERDMDKPFLMPIEDVFTISGRGTVVTGRVERGKLPINSEVEILGIRDAQKTTVTSIEMFHKQMDEAWAGENCALLLRGIKREDVERGQVVCKPGSITPHTEFEGHVYILTKDEGGRHNPFYSNYRPQFYFRTTDVTGVITLPEGTEMVMPGDTTEMTVELIQPIAMEEGLGFAIREGGRTVGSGRVTKVIK